A window of Diabrotica virgifera virgifera chromosome 9, PGI_DIABVI_V3a contains these coding sequences:
- the LOC126892599 gene encoding uncharacterized protein LOC126892599, with product MSGGSATSSTDSEVLGEMKEKNKVRNTKKVTSQQNVESLFASSSSKFCSFQPIIPEETPEPVVESENIILETNFSDEEIISPEAIANAQFLNVIEQPLIGEESKNDIINKLNDIEQKFNQFKNDITESVKDMLVKAVAAIKSDFDAKLLSAMQNFKNNHQDDDNIQFEFHAVSTSQELSQLEENLKDPNYEKKVVSYIISVFI from the exons ATGTCGGGAGGTTCGGCAACGTCTTCAACTGATTCCGAGGTTTTAggagaaatgaaagaaaaaaataaagtaagAAACACAAAAAAGGTCACTAGTCAACAAAATGTTGAATCTTTGTTTGCATCATCATCGTCAAAATTTTGTTCGTTTCAACCAATCATACCGGAAGAAACTCCTGAGCCTGTTGTTGAAAGcgaaaatataattttggaaACCAATTTTTCGGATGAGGAAATTATTTCTCCTGAAGCAATTGCAAATGCGCAGTTTTTAAATGTCATCGAACAG CCTTTGATTGGAGAAGAAAGTAAAAACGACATTATTAACAAGTTGAATGACATTGAGCAAAAATTTAATCAGTTTAAAAATGATATAACAGAGAGCGTAAAAGATATGTTGGTGAAGGCAGTTGCGGCAATTAAATCAGATTTTGATGCCAAATTATTGTCAGCAATGCAGAATTTTAAAAACAATCATCAGGATGATGACAATATTCAATTTGAATTTCATGCCGTTTCAACCTCACAGGAGTTAAGTCAATTAGAGGAAAATCTCAAAGATCCAAATTATGAAAAGAAAGTAGTAAGTTATATTATTTCAGTTTTcatttaa